In the genome of Taurinivorans muris, one region contains:
- a CDS encoding 3'-5' exoribonuclease YhaM family protein translates to MQRICIKNIQTDVQIGESVCSVFLVGSAQKSEGRNGPFWSVKLRDASGILEAKIWSPLSQNVGELKAGDFIEVRGRTSLFREQLQFTIEALRFVEDPEELDMSAFMQTSATPPSEILAQIEECVDQEIRYAPWRDFCKNVLGDAGIRAKLLLAPAAKSVHHAYAGGLLEHMFSVAGLCLKLSDHYPELDRQTLFVAALFHDIGKLDELSGGIANDYTDEGKMLGHIVQGILMLKPFLDKAKVDPVLALHFEHLILSHHGEPEFGAPRVPLSPEAFCLHYADNMDAKLAQCREAFSQTPEKEEGANQEIAWSAWVGLLGRSLCRMPQTPKQKEKEKTKKEPKEKQCSLMGFFTE, encoded by the coding sequence ATGCAGAGGATTTGCATAAAAAATATTCAGACAGATGTCCAAATCGGTGAAAGTGTCTGTTCCGTTTTTTTAGTCGGTTCCGCTCAGAAGTCGGAAGGACGCAACGGACCTTTTTGGTCCGTGAAGCTTCGCGACGCAAGCGGAATTTTGGAAGCGAAAATTTGGTCGCCTCTCAGTCAGAATGTCGGGGAACTGAAAGCGGGTGATTTTATCGAAGTCAGGGGAAGGACTTCCCTTTTTCGGGAACAGCTGCAATTTACGATTGAGGCGCTCCGTTTCGTGGAAGATCCGGAAGAATTGGATATGAGCGCGTTTATGCAGACTTCAGCAACGCCGCCCTCTGAAATTTTAGCCCAAATCGAAGAATGCGTCGATCAGGAAATACGCTATGCCCCTTGGAGGGATTTTTGCAAAAATGTGCTGGGCGACGCAGGGATACGGGCGAAACTCCTGCTTGCTCCTGCCGCGAAATCCGTCCACCATGCCTATGCGGGCGGACTTTTGGAACATATGTTTTCCGTGGCGGGTCTTTGTCTGAAATTATCCGATCATTATCCCGAATTGGACAGGCAAACGCTTTTTGTCGCGGCGCTTTTTCATGATATAGGCAAACTGGATGAACTTTCCGGCGGAATTGCCAATGATTACACTGACGAGGGAAAAATGCTCGGGCATATCGTTCAGGGCATACTTATGCTGAAACCTTTTTTGGACAAGGCGAAAGTCGATCCCGTCCTTGCTTTGCATTTTGAACACTTGATTTTATCCCATCACGGTGAGCCGGAGTTCGGCGCGCCGCGCGTTCCCCTCAGCCCCGAGGCGTTTTGTCTGCATTATGCCGACAATATGGACGCAAAATTGGCGCAGTGCCGTGAAGCGTTCAGCCAGACGCCGGAAAAAGAAGAAGGCGCGAACCAGGAAATAGCATGGTCCGCATGGGTCGGTCTGCTTGGCAGGAGTTTGTGCAGGATGCCGCAAACCCCGAAACAAAAAGAGAAGGAAAAAACAAAGAAGGAACCGAAAGAAAAACAATGTTCCTTAATGGGATTTTTTACTGAATAG